Proteins encoded in a region of the candidate division WOR-3 bacterium genome:
- a CDS encoding DUF362 domain-containing protein, which yields PEKGVTTHPTIVKSICQYLLDKGAIIKVGDNPSLLSSDAVERIGNITQIKEVSFGFYTDISKNYKKIKTRIGELSISADILDCDILISVPKLKTHILTIFTLAIKNMFGIIVGNQKSQIHYQYPSPIDFSEALIDIYEIRKPDLTIVDGILAMEGNGPSQGNLRELNILVAGDNGYLLEWAIIGYLLDKNPLSIPYINIAKRKNLFNENDLVIEGNYNKVKDFKIPSQRIYYILNNILGKNLIKIIYHPFRYQRIKIDKDLCKLCLECVKICPNKALKLEDKKIKYNKSLCISCFCCYEACPYSAIKI from the coding sequence CGCCAGAAAAAGGAGTTACTACCCATCCAACGATTGTTAAATCAATCTGTCAATATTTATTAGATAAAGGAGCGATTATTAAAGTTGGCGATAATCCCAGTTTATTAAGTAGCGATGCCGTTGAAAGGATTGGTAATATTACTCAAATAAAAGAAGTTTCTTTTGGTTTTTATACGGATATTAGTAAGAATTACAAGAAAATAAAAACAAGGATTGGTGAATTATCTATTTCTGCGGATATTTTGGATTGTGATATTTTAATTTCTGTTCCCAAATTAAAAACCCACATCTTAACAATTTTTACTCTGGCGATTAAGAATATGTTTGGAATTATTGTTGGTAATCAGAAATCACAAATCCATTATCAATATCCTTCACCCATTGATTTTTCTGAAGCCTTAATAGATATATATGAAATAAGAAAACCCGATTTAACAATCGTTGACGGAATTTTGGCAATGGAAGGAAATGGACCAAGTCAGGGTAATTTAAGAGAGTTAAATATTTTAGTAGCAGGTGATAATGGTTATCTATTGGAATGGGCGATTATCGGTTATCTATTAGACAAAAATCCTTTATCTATCCCTTATATTAATATCGCCAAAAGAAAGAATTTATTTAATGAGAATGATTTGGTTATTGAAGGTAATTATAATAAGGTAAAAGACTTTAAAATACCAAGCCAAAGGATTTATTATATCTTAAATAATATTTTAGGCAAGAATTTAATTAAAATTATCTATCACCCATTCAGGTATCAACGAATTAAAATTGATAAAGATCTATGTAAATTATGCTTGGAGTGTGTAAAAATTTGCCCAAATAAGGCTTTAAAATTAGAAGATAAAAAAATAAAATATAATAAATCTTTATGTATTTCTTGTTTTTGTTGCTATGAAGCCTGCCCTTATTCAGCAATTAAGATTTAA